GCAAGCCCCATCCGGGCCTCATCTTTAAAAACCCTTACATTTAGATTGTCCTTCCTAAATATCTGCATACATCTGTATCGTTAAAAGTTGCTGTAATCCCTCCCCCCTGGCGGCATATCAATCCACGAACCAGCCAGTCAAGCCCTACGCCGGCACATCGATCCCCGGAACTGAACATCAACATCCGAAACATCCCATCAAACCCCGAAACGGCATGTCAACCCCCAAAATGACACATCAATCCCCGAAACCGAGCCGGGAAAATACCCTGCGACGCAGGATAAAAAAATCGACCACTATGCTGCGTCTGTACATTCCGGCAAGGGGGTAAGACTTACCGGGAATAAAATTCCCGGAAGCGGTTTCCCCGGCAGCAGTTTCCCTTGGAGCGGTTTCCCCGGTAACGGCTTCCCCGGAAACGATCTCCCCGTCCCGGCCGGCAGGCAGCGACAACAACAGGCGGCGTATCTCCCGCCTTTTCCTGACATTGCCGGCAAGCAGCCCGAAAAACGCAAAGTGGGCCCTTAGAACAGCAAATGCATTTCCGAATGAGAGGGCCGCTATGAATTTGACAATCGAAAGCCAGTCCCCAATAAGCCGCACCAGCACCAGCCACAGCCTGTCTCCCGGAAGGTTCCTGAGCAGCATGGAGAGACTGTTTCTGAAGTTCAGGAAGGTCTTGCGCGGATCAGTTCCCGGAAGCGTTCCCCCACCCTGGTGGTATACCACCGACGCCGGGCAAACCATAATTCGCCTCCCACCGCTTTTCATTCGCCAGCACAGGTCTATCTCCTCCATATGAGCAAAAAAACCGCTGTCGAACCCGCCAAACAGTTTCCAGTCCTCTGCCCTGACTGCCATGCAGGCACCTGTGGCCCAGAACACCTCCCTCACATCATCATACTGCCCGTTATCCTCCTCGGTAACATCAAAGATCCTTCCCCTGCAGAAAGGATAACCAAGAAAATCGATAAAGCCACCTGCAGCACCGGCATATTCAAAACGGCCCTTATCCTCAAGATCCAGTATCTTAGGCATACACGCAGCCACCCGGCTGTCTCCCTCCATTAGATCCAGCAGTGGTGCGGTCCACCCGGGTGTCACCTCCACATCGGAGTTAAGCAATATGTAGTACTCAGCCTTAATCCCGGCAAGCGCCCTGTTATAGCCACCGGCAAAACCGTAGTTGCGGTCGAGCGTTATAAGTCCGATCCCCGGGAACTCCCTCTTCACAAA
The Marinilabiliales bacterium genome window above contains:
- a CDS encoding glycosyltransferase family 2 protein — translated: MKKLAVVILNWNGEKLLRRFLPGVVEHSLSEHAGVWVADNGSTDGSAEFVKREFPGIGLITLDRNYGFAGGYNRALAGIKAEYYILLNSDVEVTPGWTAPLLDLMEGDSRVAACMPKILDLEDKGRFEYAGAAGGFIDFLGYPFCRGRIFDVTEEDNGQYDDVREVFWATGACMAVRAEDWKLFGGFDSGFFAHMEEIDLCWRMKSGGRRIMVCPASVVYHQGGGTLPGTDPRKTFLNFRNSLSMLLRNLPGDRLWLVLVRLIGDWLSIVKFIAALSFGNAFAVLRAHFAFFGLLAGNVRKRREIRRLLLSLPAGRDGEIVSGEAVTGETAPRETAAGETASGNFIPGKSYPLAGMYRRSIVVDFFILRRRVFSRLGFGD